The DNA region TTGGTGCGGCGGACATCCGCAAGGCCGCCGACATCTACCGGGTCGCCGACCGCAGCATCGTCAGCTGGTGCCTGGGTGTCACCCAGCACGAGCACGGTGTCGACACGGTGCGCGAGATCGTGAATCTGCTCCTGCTGCGCGGCAATCTGGGCCGGGAGGGCGCGGGCCCGTCCCCGGTGCGCGGGCACAGCAATGTGCAGGGCAATCGCACCTGCGGCATCGACCACCGGCCCGCCGCGGCGTTCCTGGACCGGCTCGCCGAGGTGTGCGGCATCTACCCGCCCCGCGAGCACGGCCTGGACACGGTCGCCACCATCGAGGCGATGGCGGCGGGACGGGTGCGGATATTCGTCGGTATGGGCGGCAATTTCGCCATCGCGGCCCCCGACACCGCATACACCTTCGAGGCACTGCGTAACTGCGAGTTGACGATTCAGGTCAGCACCAAACTCAATCGCAGTCACCTGGTGCACGGGCGGCGCGCTCTGATCCTGCCGTGCCTGGGGCGGACCGAAAAGGACGAGCAGCGCAGCGGGGTTCAGTCCACCTCGGTCGAAGATTCGATGAGCATGGTGCACCTGTCGGTGGGCATGCGGCGGCCCGCCTCACCGCATCTGCTCTCGGAGCCGGCCATCGTCGCCGGGATCGCGCAGGCGGCCTTGCCCGGCAGTCGCACCCCGTGGCAGGACTATGTCGCCGATTACGACCGCATTCGCGACACCATGGCGGCGGTCCTGGACGGTTTCGAGGACTTCAACCGCCGCGTGCGGCTGCCGCTCGGGTTCCGGATCCGCCAGCCTGCAAGGGAACTCGTCTTCCGGACGCCGTCGGGCCGCGCCGAGTTCTCGGCCGCAGCGTTGCCGGTGACGGACCGCGGCCCCGGGACGCTGACGCTGGCCACGATGCGTTCGCATGATCAATGGAACACCACCATCTACTCCGATAACGATCGGTACCGCGGCATCGAGAATCTGCGCACCCTCGTCTTCATGAACGCCGAGGACATGGCCGACCGGCGGTTGCGCGAGTTCGACGAGGTCGATATCACCAGCATCGCCCGCGACGGCAGCACTCGAACCTTGCAGCGCTACAAGGTGATTCCCTACGACATCCCCCGTGGCTGCGCGGCCGGCTACATGCCGGAGATGAACGTGCTGTGCGCGCTCGGCGACTTCAGCACCCAGAGCAACCAGCCCATCATGAAGAACCTCACGGTGCGAGTCGAGCGGTCCGAACCCTGAACTGCGCCAACGTATCCGGTGTGCGCGGCCGCGTGAGCACGGCGACCGCCACACCGACGGTGACGCCCAGGACGGTGTCGGTACCGCGGTCGAGCAGCAGCCGAACGGGATCGGCGGGCGCCGCCAGCTCGGTCATCACCATGATCAGCGGCGTGAAGAAGCCCAGCGCGAGCGCGTAATTGCGGGCCATGAACAACTCGGTCGGGAACAGCAGCAACAGCACCGACACGCCCAGCAGCCACGGCGGTGGATGGGGGAGCAGCACCAGCGCGGACGCACACAGTCCGATGAAAGTCCCCGCCACCCGCTCCACCCCGCGCAGCACCCGGCCGCGGGAATCGACCGCGGCCAGCGGCACGGCGGCCGCGGCCATCGCCCAATTGGCATGAGCCACACCCAAAGCCACGCCACCCGCACCGGCGAGAGCGACCGCGAGCGCGTACCGACCCGCGTGCCACAACTCCTCCCGTGTGAATACGCGCTGCCCGGTTGATGCGACCGCTGCCCGCTGCGCCCCGCCCGCAGTCGTTGTCTGCTGGGCAGTGTGTCCTGCCAGCTTTTGCTGGGCGGTGCGAGCGGTTGCTTCCTGCCGCGCCCCGCGTAGGGTCTCCTCCGGCTGCGCAGCGCATGCCACCGCCGGGCCCGCAGGTGGTGCTGTCTGCGTGGACGCGCCTCCCGAATCCGAGTGCAGCGCTCCGAGCGCCACACACAGTGCGGCAGTGGCCGTATATAAGGACAGTCCCGCCAGCGGTGTGCCGGTGCTCGGGGGAATCGCCGCCACCGCACCGAGCGCGAACAGCCCGAAGAAGGGTCCGGCGGGGTGCAGCCCGGCCCGGTCTGCGACCAGGGAGGCGAGCGCGGCGAAGACGGTCTCGACGATGACGAGAGTGAACGGCCGGGCGTGTGTCCGGGCCAATACGCTGCCGATCACCACGCCCGTGCCGAGCACCGTGGCGGCGACCAGTTGCTGCCGCACCCGCGACCCACGGATGTGCCCGCGGCCGTACATGCCGACGAACGAGCCGAAGGCCGCGAACACCAACATGTCGGTACGCCGCGCCAACACCAGCATCGCGCCCGGGATCGCCAGTCCCAGGGCTACGCGCAGCGCGTAGTGGTGATCGTCGCCCCGCGGCGCGATGGACAGCAGCTCCCGGACCAATCCCCGCCAGGGGTGCACGGCGGATCTGTGAAGGTGCACAGCAGGGCTCCGATCGTCGTTCGGGCCGCTCCCGGCAGCTGATGGCAGTGGAAAGCTCACCAGCGCAAGGGAATACGGTGTGGTTCCCGACGATTCCGGTCGGAGTGAGGATGTTTGCTGTTTCCAGTGTGCGGGATGGCGAATGCCCTGATCAAGCGGTCTTTCGGATCATCTGATAGGCCGCGCCGATCACCGCCGGTCGGCGTCCGCGTCGATCGGTGCGGAGCGCGCCGATTCGGTCAGTGCCCGCGTCAGCACCGAAACCGGTTCGCCGGCCCGGGTGACCATCGCGACCGTCGCCCGGATCGATGGATGCTCGAGCCGCAGGACTCGGGCGTCCGCCGGCGGTCGCATGGTGCGCAGCCAGGTCGAGGGAATGATGGTCGCCCACCGGCCGGTGGCGACCTGCCCGATCAGGGTGGCCACCGAGTCGGTTTCCAGCTGCGGGTTGGCGGTCAGACCCTGGGCGGCCAGGGCGTCGTCGATCAGTTGCCGTCCACGCATCCCCGGAGTGAGCAGACACAAGGGCAGTTCCACCACATCGGCCCATTCGAGCGGCCCGGTCCGGCCGGTCAGCAGGTCGTTGCCCGCGAGCAGCACCTGCTGTTCGCGGTACAGCGGTGTCACAGTCAGTCCCGAGGTGTCCTGACCGTCGGGGTAGATGACCCCCGCGTCGAGTTCGAATCGTCGCAGCCGATCGACGATATCGGCGGACTTCAGACCGGTCTCGAGGCGCACCTTCACGAGTGGATGTGCGGCGCAGAACGGATCGGTGAGCAGGGCCACCGTCGCCGCGGCGGCGGGAATGACGCCGAGTCGCAGCTCCCCGGTCAGACCGGTCTGCAATGCGCGCACTTCGTGTTCGAGCGCGTCGCGGTCGGCCAGGATCCGTCGTGCCCACAGCACCAGCCGCTCGCCTTCGGGCGTGAGTCCTTCGAAGGTGCGTCCCCGCGTCACGAGCGGCACCTTCAGTTCGCTCTCGAGTTTGCGGATCGCTTCCGACAAGGCCGGTTGTGAGACGTGACAGGCCTCCGCGGCCCGGGCGAAGTGACGCTCGCGCGCGAGTGCGACGAAGTACTCGAGCTGGCGGAACAGCATGCCCTATTCGACCACGGCCCTAGACCTCGTCGTCGATCTCCTCACCGGCGGCGTTGATGCCGAGCATGTCCAGCAGATACTTGCAGTCCGCGGCGTCGAGGGCGTGACCTGCGACGGTGAGCGCGGCCATGGCGTTCTGCTTCGCGCAGGCGGCCTTCTCGGCGGCGCGTGCCGCGGTGAATTCGCTCTGTTCGTGGACGAGTGTGGTCTTTCGGGCGTTGGTCATGTGATCGCTTCCGGTGCCACGCCGGGTTGCCGTAACCGAATGACTCAGGCCAACTCCGTCTAGGGGTCAGCCTACGGGGTGCGCTCCGATTACTCAGTAAGCCCTCAGGCAATTCGGGAGCGGTGTCCGGGTTTCGCCCGTTGAATGGGTAATGCTGGTCGACAGCACACTGTGAGACCGAGCCCCAGGAGGTCGGGTCGTGCACACCGAAGCCATCGAGGTGGGAGATGCCTGGGCTGCTGACGCCGAGGCGCGGTTGCGGCTGGATCGGGTGGCCGGGGCCGGGGTGAGCAGGGTGGGCCGGCGCACGGTCAACGCCGACGCGTTCGCCACGTTCAGTGACGCCGCGCATGGTCGCAGCGCCTTCGTGGTGGCCGACGGGGTCGGGGATCATCTGGCGGCGGCCCGGGCGGCGCGGCTGGCGGCCTCGATCGCGGCCCGCGTCGCGGTGGAGCGGGGTGCGCGGGCCGGCATTCTGGCGGCGCAGCGCGGTCTGCTGGCGGAGCTACCCGAGTCGACCGCCGACAGTGTGCTGGTGGTCGCGGTGCTGCCGAGTCAGGGGCAGCCGGACGGTCCGGGCGATATCGCGTGGGTCGGCGACTGCCGGGCGTATCGCTGGAACGGCCGGGTGCTGCATCGCATGACCACCGATCACACGGTGGCCGAATATTTCCGCGCACGCGGGCACGACCCGCTGCCGGGCATGCGTCATCTGGTGACCACGTCGGTGCGGACCGTGCGGCCCGGCGATATCGGGCACACGGCGACGGGGTCGAGTGCGGGTCGGCTGCTGCTGTGCAGTGACGGCGTGGGCAAGAAGCTGGGTATGCCGGTCGTCAAGTCGATCCTGGCTCAGGGATCCTCGCCGGGTCAGGCGGCGGAAGGCCTGGTCGGTGCGGCTCTGGGGCGGGGTGGCACCGACAATACGACGGCGTTGGTGGTCGACGCGATCCGCTGAGCGCGAAGGTGTTTCACCGAATTTACATCTACTGGACGAATGACCAGGTAGCTTGGTCCGAAATCGGAACTGGGCAGTATCGGGGTTCGCCGTGGCAGACAGATCGACATCCATCCGCGCTCGTATCGGCGGCGTACTCCGGGCGCGCCGGGCATCGGCGCCCGCACGGGTCCTGATCGTCCTGCTACTGGTGGTGCCGACGCTCGTCTCGGCCGTCTACATGTGGATCATGTGGGACCCGGAGCTGTACCTGAAGCAGATTCCCGTCGCTGTCGCCAGTGACGATGTCGGCGGCGTCTCCGACGGCAAGGCCCAGAACATGGGCACCGAGATTCTCGATACCCTGGTGTCGGCCGGCGAGTTGCAGTTCCATCGGGTCAGCAGCGAGGAAGCGGTGCGCGGCCTGCGGGAGAGCCGGTACGCCTTCTCGGTCGTCATCCCCGCGGACTTCACACGCAACGTGCTGAGCGTGACCGATCCGGTGCCGCAGCGTGCTCGAATCGCGGTGTGGTACAACGACTTCAACGGTACCCTCGGCCCTGCGGTGGCCAACAGCGTGGTCGCCGACGCCCAGAATCAGATCGCGGCCACCATCGGTCGCGGCTATGCCTCCCAGATCCTGGTCGGCGTCAACAGTCTCGGTGCGGGCATCGGCGACGCTTCCAAGGGCGCGACCCAGCTGGCGCAGGGCACCGCGCAACTCGCCGACGGCTCCGGGCAGCTCTCGACCGGACTCGACCAGGCCGCCACCGGTGCGGCGCAATTGGTCGCGGGAACCGGTGAACTCCACACCGGCACAGTGCAACTCGCCGACGGAACCTCGCAGTTGGTCACCGGAACCGATCAGCTCGGCGCGGGCGCGGTCCAGATCCGCGACGGCGTGGACCAGGTCGTGACGCCCCTGCTGGACGCCCTCGAACCGGCCGGAAAGTTCGCGACCGATCTGACCCCCTTGCTCGACCAGTTGAGCAAGAACGCCGATCCGGACCTGGCCGACGCCATCACCCAGCTGAAGGGTCTGATCACCCAGGTCCGTCCCGGCGATCCCGACTCCATCGTCGGCCAGCTCACCCAATTGCGCGATGGCACCAAGGAATTGGCTCGCCAGCTCACCGACCCCAAGGCCGACTACCGCGCCGGCGTTCTCGCCTTGGCCACCGGTGCCACCCAGTTGCGCGACGGCGCCGGGCAGTTGGGCGCGGGCGCGACCGAACTGTCCACCGGCTTGCGTCAGCTCGCCGACGGCGGCCACGAACTCCGTGCGGGTGTCGGCCAATTGGGTGACGGCGCAACCCAACTCGACACCGGCCTGCGCGACGGCGCCGCCGCCGCACCCCACATCACCGACCCCACCACCTCCGCCGACGTCATCGCCCAGCCCGTCACCATGGACATCCGCAACCAGGAACCGAGCCAGGTGGTCCGCGGCGGCGACCGCAGCCACAAGGATGTCTCCCGCGGCGCGGGCCCCGTCCTGGTGGTGATGGGCTCCTTCCTGGCCGCGATCGTTCTCTGGATGTTGTTGCGCCCGTGGCGCGGCGCCGAGACCGGCCGCACCCCGTGGCGTCGCCCCGCCGGCCCGCTGCTGCGCGCGTCCGCGGTCGGTGCTGCCGGTGTCCTCGTCGTCACCGCGCTGGCCGCGCTCTACGGCAGCTCGGTCGGCTGGTCCCCGCAGCAGTGGCCGGCCATGGCCGCCGTGATCGTGCTCGTCGCCGCGGTCGCCGCTGTGACCACACAACTCTTCATCGTCCTGTTCGGCCGAGTCGCCGGCTCCATCGCCGCCTTCTCCTTCTACATGTTCCAGATCTTCACCTTCGGTGGCGTATTCCCCGCGGGCACAACGCCCTCCGCGTTCCGCCCCTTCAAGGACATCGCCCCGATGACCTTCGCCCGCCGAGCCGTCATCCGGGCCGACATCGCCCTGTACGACACGATGTTCTGGACCTCGATCGCCGTCCTGCTCCTCATGCTGGCCGCGGCTTTCGCCCTCATGCTCGCCGCCCGCCGCTTCACCGCCACCCCCGCCCCCGATCCCACCCCGCAACCACTGCACCCGATCGCATCGTCAGCCTGAAAACCACCCCTGATCGGCCGATTAGGTACATCTCCATCCCCCTGTGTACGGTTGTGTTACCCGACGCGGGGTGGAGCAGCTCGGTAGCTCGCTGGGCTCATAACCCAGAGGTCGCAGGTTCAAATCCTGTCCCCGCTACTACGCGAAACGGCCCGGAACCAGTTGGTTTCGGGCCGTTTTTGCGATGGTTCGGCAACGCATTCGGCATCGACCGCCCGGTAGGTGTGAATCCTGTTAATGGATAACCTATTTCGGCCGGAGACCGCGGTTTCCCATTGACACGGCGCCACACCATTCCGTAAGTTCGGAACTAGAACTGGTTCTAGGCTGTAGCCAGGCGTATACATGCGGGGAGGCATGTGACATTGAAGGGGAATTACTGCGTCGGGACTTGAATCCCGGAATCATCCAGCTGGAGGCCGACAGCCTGCAGCTGTATTGCGTTGCCTGACAGCAGCTTTCATGATGTTCGCATCGTGGATGACGTGCTGTCGGTAGCGATCGAAACACTTCTCCCGGCCCGCGCGGCGTAGCCGTGGATATTTTTCGAATCTTTTGTCATTCGATATGGATATCGTCCGAATGGGGTGACAGGGTTTAGTTAGGAGTGTCCTGTTTTGGACCGTCACAAGATCTTCCGACTGACAGCGCAATCCGATTCGGCGGCTATTGCGGCGCTGGACGCCACCGG from Nocardia tengchongensis includes:
- a CDS encoding FdhF/YdeP family oxidoreductase, with the protein product MGTDSTGEPSFHPYTHPAAGWGAAKSVTAFLAREGEGIAGPRAVMKMNHENTGFDCPGCAWPDDMKGLHLDICENGIKHVAWEMTHKRVGREFFAAHTVTELSNWSEFELENQGRLTEPMSYDPGTDRYLPISWADAFELAGRSLRELDDPNQAAFYTSGRLGNEATFLYQLLARELGTNNLPDCSNMCHEASGRALQASLGTGKGTVDLEDWEATDALFILGVNAASNAPRMLTSLVEAHKRGAQIVHINPLVEAAARKAIIPHDFLQMATFRATPTSTLNLQPRIGGDMALLRGIAKAVLEQSKSDPKAIDAEFIDRYTFGFDDYRAVCEATSWAEIESRSGVGAADIRKAADIYRVADRSIVSWCLGVTQHEHGVDTVREIVNLLLLRGNLGREGAGPSPVRGHSNVQGNRTCGIDHRPAAAFLDRLAEVCGIYPPREHGLDTVATIEAMAAGRVRIFVGMGGNFAIAAPDTAYTFEALRNCELTIQVSTKLNRSHLVHGRRALILPCLGRTEKDEQRSGVQSTSVEDSMSMVHLSVGMRRPASPHLLSEPAIVAGIAQAALPGSRTPWQDYVADYDRIRDTMAAVLDGFEDFNRRVRLPLGFRIRQPARELVFRTPSGRAEFSAAALPVTDRGPGTLTLATMRSHDQWNTTIYSDNDRYRGIENLRTLVFMNAEDMADRRLREFDEVDITSIARDGSTRTLQRYKVIPYDIPRGCAAGYMPEMNVLCALGDFSTQSNQPIMKNLTVRVERSEP
- a CDS encoding LysR family transcriptional regulator, giving the protein MLFRQLEYFVALARERHFARAAEACHVSQPALSEAIRKLESELKVPLVTRGRTFEGLTPEGERLVLWARRILADRDALEHEVRALQTGLTGELRLGVIPAAAATVALLTDPFCAAHPLVKVRLETGLKSADIVDRLRRFELDAGVIYPDGQDTSGLTVTPLYREQQVLLAGNDLLTGRTGPLEWADVVELPLCLLTPGMRGRQLIDDALAAQGLTANPQLETDSVATLIGQVATGRWATIIPSTWLRTMRPPADARVLRLEHPSIRATVAMVTRAGEPVSVLTRALTESARSAPIDADADRR
- a CDS encoding YhgE/Pip domain-containing protein — translated: MADRSTSIRARIGGVLRARRASAPARVLIVLLLVVPTLVSAVYMWIMWDPELYLKQIPVAVASDDVGGVSDGKAQNMGTEILDTLVSAGELQFHRVSSEEAVRGLRESRYAFSVVIPADFTRNVLSVTDPVPQRARIAVWYNDFNGTLGPAVANSVVADAQNQIAATIGRGYASQILVGVNSLGAGIGDASKGATQLAQGTAQLADGSGQLSTGLDQAATGAAQLVAGTGELHTGTVQLADGTSQLVTGTDQLGAGAVQIRDGVDQVVTPLLDALEPAGKFATDLTPLLDQLSKNADPDLADAITQLKGLITQVRPGDPDSIVGQLTQLRDGTKELARQLTDPKADYRAGVLALATGATQLRDGAGQLGAGATELSTGLRQLADGGHELRAGVGQLGDGATQLDTGLRDGAAAAPHITDPTTSADVIAQPVTMDIRNQEPSQVVRGGDRSHKDVSRGAGPVLVVMGSFLAAIVLWMLLRPWRGAETGRTPWRRPAGPLLRASAVGAAGVLVVTALAALYGSSVGWSPQQWPAMAAVIVLVAAVAAVTTQLFIVLFGRVAGSIAAFSFYMFQIFTFGGVFPAGTTPSAFRPFKDIAPMTFARRAVIRADIALYDTMFWTSIAVLLLMLAAAFALMLAARRFTATPAPDPTPQPLHPIASSA
- a CDS encoding FUSC family protein, producing the protein MHPWRGLVRELLSIAPRGDDHHYALRVALGLAIPGAMLVLARRTDMLVFAAFGSFVGMYGRGHIRGSRVRQQLVAATVLGTGVVIGSVLARTHARPFTLVIVETVFAALASLVADRAGLHPAGPFFGLFALGAVAAIPPSTGTPLAGLSLYTATAALCVALGALHSDSGGASTQTAPPAGPAVACAAQPEETLRGARQEATARTAQQKLAGHTAQQTTTAGGAQRAAVASTGQRVFTREELWHAGRYALAVALAGAGGVALGVAHANWAMAAAAVPLAAVDSRGRVLRGVERVAGTFIGLCASALVLLPHPPPWLLGVSVLLLLFPTELFMARNYALALGFFTPLIMVMTELAAPADPVRLLLDRGTDTVLGVTVGVAVAVLTRPRTPDTLAQFRVRTARLAP
- a CDS encoding PP2C family serine/threonine-protein phosphatase; this translates as MHTEAIEVGDAWAADAEARLRLDRVAGAGVSRVGRRTVNADAFATFSDAAHGRSAFVVADGVGDHLAAARAARLAASIAARVAVERGARAGILAAQRGLLAELPESTADSVLVVAVLPSQGQPDGPGDIAWVGDCRAYRWNGRVLHRMTTDHTVAEYFRARGHDPLPGMRHLVTTSVRTVRPGDIGHTATGSSAGRLLLCSDGVGKKLGMPVVKSILAQGSSPGQAAEGLVGAALGRGGTDNTTALVVDAIR